In a genomic window of Quercus lobata isolate SW786 chromosome 4, ValleyOak3.0 Primary Assembly, whole genome shotgun sequence:
- the LOC115984357 gene encoding uncharacterized protein LOC115984357: MVKSSSEVMSSHTQKLVQALGESLFISRKFVDLEKKVATSEPLIKSLSTESETFKNKDAILVAEAKNDKGRVATLEKSLQVEKDFCKLKDKQIGDLELKLQKFGATVVQDFKDFDKYSDKLYKYYLEGFDLLVKWMAKH, encoded by the exons ATGGTAAAGTCATCCAGTGAGGTGATGTCATCTCACACTCAGAAGCTTGTGCAG GCTTTGGGAGAGTCTCTATTCATCTCTAGGAAATTCGTGGACTTGGAAAAGAAGGTGGCGACATCTGAGCCTCTAATCAAGTCTTTATCCACTGAGAGTGAGACATTCAAGAATAAGGATGCCATCCTCGTTGCCGAAGCTAAGAATGACAAGGGGCGTGTGGCAACCTTGGAGAAAAGCCTACAAGTGGAGAAGGACTTCTGCAAGCTGAAGGACAAGCAGATTGGTGACCTGGAGTTGAAGCTACAGAAATTTGGGGCCACGGTGGTACAAGATTTTAAAGACTTTGACAAGTACTCTGACAAATTATACAAGTACTATTTGGAGGGCTTTGATCTTCTCGTAAAGTGGATGGCAAAGCATTAA